CGATTTTTGAAATTAATTCATCAAACATAGGGTTTCCATTTCTATATAAATTGATGAAAATGATTAATATAATTGATGGAATTCCTATTATTTTTAACCAATAAACGTAATCTATTTTTTCTTTTTTCACCTTATCAACTTCAGAATTTTCTTTGTCAAAACGCATTGAGAAATAAGAAACAACTACAGTGTAAATTCCATTGATCCATTTTACATAAATAGATGATTTATGTTCAGAAACACTTCCTATAAAAGTCATAAAAGCAATAATATTAGCAAGTATGGCTAGATTAGATTTGTACATAAAAACAGCTGCTCCCGTGATTAAATAGGCAATAGCTAAAAAAATAGTGCTTTTATACTTGAATATTTGATTATTTTTAATCGCTAACATTACAATAGTAAGTAAGGTAAATAGCGATAAATTTAAACCAATGTTTTGTTGATAGAAGAATGTGCTAAAAAGGATTGCACTAACTAAGGTTATTAAGTTTTTCATTTTTTAAATATTTATAATTTGTTGTTTATTAAAAATGGTGTCTCTTAATAATTAAAGAGAGATTTTTGAAAGAACTTTGAATTTCAAAGTGAATAAATAAAAAAATAGTATTATTTGTTTTTGATTAATTTTTCCAGTGCATTAATGTGTTTTTTAAACTCCATTCTGCCTAGTTCTGTTGCTAGATATTTTGTGTTCGGTTTTCTACCAATAAATTGTTTTTCAACTTTTATAAAATCTACTTTTTCTAATGCTTTTGTATGACTGGCTAAGTTACCATCTGTTGCACCTAATAATTCTTTTAAAGTATTAAAATCTGCGTACTCGTTCACCATCAAAATAGACATAATACCTAATCGTATTCGATGATCAAAAGCTTTATTTATATTTAGAATAATATTTTTCAACTGAAATCTATTTATATTATAATAACAGGTTAATTTCTATCGTATTTAAAGTACATCACTAAACCATATAAAATATGCATAACTCCAAAACCAATTACCCAAAACCAGAATCCATAACCAGGAAAAATGGCAGATAATAAACCTAAAGTTATCTGAGTAAGTCCTAAATATTTTACATCTCCTAATGTGTATTTAGAAGCGTTAAATAACGCTAAACCATAGAATAATAACATTAAATCACCAGTTTGTTCATAACGTTGTTGACTTAAAATGATGAGAATATAGATTCCTCCAGCTGCTAATGGAATTATAAAATTTAATAAAAGTCTTCTTGTTAGTGGATCCCAAATTTTTTCATCATTCTGTTTTGCTTTTCTTGTCGTTAAAATAATTGCTGTTCCAATACTAACTATACCGACAAAAACTAAATCAATTAGTACTAAACGAAAAGTTTCATCATCTAAATTTAGATAACCACTTTCACTTTTATTTACTAACCAATAAGCATAACCAGCACCAATTAAAGCGAAAATTCCTGCTAAAATACCAGACAATCCACTCAATGAAATAAATTTCGAAGATTTACTCATTAAGTTTTTAATTTCTGATATGTCTCTTAAATAATTTTCTTGACTCATTTTTAAAGAACTTTGAAATACAAAGTAAAAGATAATTTTTAAAATGAGCAACAAAAAAAACAAAAACTCTCTATATATATTTTAAAACATCGGTATTTGTTTCATTATTTCAAAGTTGTGCTTTAATCTTTAGCATTCCATTTTTCAATTGATATTAATTAATTTATTATTTTTACTATACTTAATAAGTCTTTATGTATTTTAAATACTACAAAAAATGAACTTTAAATCATTATTAGATAATCCAACTTTTATAAACATCGCATCTGTATTTATACTGTTTATAATTGTATATATTTTAGTCAAAATTTCTCAAAAATCAGCAACAAGATTAACAAAAGAAAACACCTCTAAATATAAAGTTAGAAAGCTTATTAATTTTTTCGGTTATCTAGTTTTTGTTATCGGAGTTATGTTTATTTATAATTCTAAACTTTCTGGTTTTGGAACAGCTATTGGTGTTGCAGGAGCAGGAATAGCATTTGCATTGCAAGAGATAATTGTAAGTATTGCAGGTTATATAGCAATATTTAGCAGTAACTTTTATAGAGTTGGAGACCGTGTAAAACTTGGTGGAATTAAAGGAGATGTGATTGATATTGGTATCTTAAGAACTACTTTAATGGAAATTGGAGATTGGGTAAATGGAGATCTTTATAACGGTAAAATGGTTAGAGTTGCCAATAGTTTTGTTTTTAAAGAACCAGTTTATAACTACTCTGGAGATTTTCCTTTTCTATGGGATGAAATTACAATTCCGATAAAGACAAATGGTGATTATAAATATGCAAAAGAACTTTTCACAACTGTTTTAGAAGAAGAAGTAGGTGATTTTGCGAATTTATCTCAAGACTCTTGGAATAAAATGATAGGTACTTATAGCATCGAAAATGCAAGAGTTAAACCTATGATAACAATGGTTTTTGATGAAAATTGGATTACTTTCACTTTAAGATATGTCGTAGATTATAAATCCAGGAGAGGTACAAAATCTATTTTATTTGATAAAATTCTTTCTGCAATTAATGATTCTAAAGGAAGAATTGAAGTTGCTTCTGCAGCAATTGAAATTACAGCATTTCCTAATAAATAAAATAAAGCAATCAATAAATTATTCTTTAACTACAACTCCATAAGTAAGATGAGCAATTCCTAAAATAGAAAGAGAAGAAGACCAATAAGTAGGGATTAAGAAGCACAGAATTGCTAAAAGTAAACTTAACCCTGATAAAACTAATAGATTTTTTCTTTCTTTATTCTTAAATAGAAATAATAAGATTCCGTAAAAAATAAGAAAAGTAGGAGTGAGGTAGTTTGTAAATTCTAGATTCATTAAAACGATTAGAATAATAAAAGCGACAACAATTACAATTATATATTTTTGAACAGCAGCCTTTGTTTTATCGCCCCAAAGTTGGATGTTTAACTTTTTAGCATTCTTTTTTCCTATAAAGAATAATGTTAAAGTTGATAATAGAACAAATGTAAAAGCAATCAGTATAATTAGGTTTTCTATCGTTTTTGGAGATAGCGTTTCTAGTGGAGTTGCGTTATTTAACAACGCTTCTATAACATAACCTGCAATAAAAAGATAGCCTCCAATTAAAATACTTGTAAAACCTTTTAATGAGAAATTGACTTGAATATTATCTTGCATAGGTAAGTTCTTTATCAGATTTTTTTTAACTTCCGCGAATATACAAAAATGAAGCCTGCAGAAGCATATATTTTAAATCAACCAGAACCTTTCAAGTCCATTTTAATGCATTTGCAGATATTGATTGAAACTAGTTTTCCTAATGTTGATTTGCAATTTAAATGGAAAATTCCTTTTTATTATTTAGATGATAAACCTTTTTGTTATTTAAATCCTTCAAAAAAGAAAGGGTATGTTGATGTTGGATTTTACACAAACAAAAATTTAGAAAAATTTAATGAATTTGTAATTTCTGATAACAGAAAAGTTGTAAAATCTTTACGTTATAAAAATTTAGAAGAGATTAAAGCTGAAGTATTAATTTCAGTTTTAGACGAAGCATACAAGCAAACTACTAAAGGATTTTTTGGTAAATAATTACTTCGTTTTAAACTGAAGTGCACCTTTCTTGTTGATATGAATCCTTAAAAAGGAATTCTTTTTTGCTTCCTTAAAAGTTAGAGTTGTGATGTTATCAACAGTCGTTCTAATCGGTTTTTTTGCAAAACGTTGCCCTTGAAATGTATAATATATTAAAGTGTTTTTATCTAAATTTTTAAAGTTCAACTTAATTTCATTAGATGAATTTACTTTTAAAATACCTGTTGTAGGAGATACTAATTCAATTTTAGAATTTAGAAAAGAAGCACCATAAAGTGGTTGATTATAATACTCTTCTAATGTTATTCTACCAAAGCGTAAAACCCAAATTGTATCTTTTGGGAAATGAGTTTTAAAAATCTTCTCTTTAGGAATATTATAAAAATAGTTATTAAATTCTTTAACCCATTTATCATTTGACACATAACCTGCTGCCCAAGTAGCATCTAACAACACCCATTTGTTATTCAGTTTTACTGCGTTCCAAGCATGGTTAGGAGTGTCTTTAGGTTTGCCAATTTCTTCAGGACTAATTCTAGCAGTTCCTACAATTACTTCGGATTCTAACCCTAATAAATCACAAACTTTTTTAAATGATTGTGCGTATTCTTCGCAAACTCCCGTTTTAGAAATAAAAGCAGCATCTATAATTTTATCTTTTAGCCCTTGTAGTTTTTGTATTCTTTCTTCTTCTGATGAATAACTAAAATTATAATGTCTCTGTTTAGGATTGTGGAATTCTCTTAAATTATAATGAATGTTTTTAGCTATCCAATAAAAAGCAGCTCTCGTTTTATCTTCATCAGAAGTAAAGTCTTTAGCTATTTTGGTTGCTAAATCTTCAGCTTTAGAGAATCTTGGATATTCTAAAACCAAAGAATCAACCTTTTTAAAGTCTTGTGAGTTTGTTGCAACAGAAATTAATAAAAAGAAAAATAGAAGTTGTTTCATAAGTTTTAAAGGTAAACAACTTTAGGAGTCAAAAATTGTGCCTTTTTAGTTTTTTGAAAAAAAGAGAAATCCTTCAGGTCTTAAAACCTGAAGGATTTGAAAATATTTTTTATTAAGATTGAGTAAGCGCGTTAAGGATAGAGCGATCTGTTTGAGCTCTTTTTTCTTTTTCAGAAAAAAAGCGAGTAGCGAAAGCCTGTTAAAACGCCCAAAAAATGAATCCTTTATAAATTATTAATCGTTTTTCTAATGGCAACTAAATTGGTTAATAAACCTTCTAAGTTGTCTAAATGTAACATATTTGCTCCATCAGATTTTGCGTTTGCAGGATCGAAATGAGTTTCTATAAATAAACCATCCACGTTATTTACAATTCCGGCTCTGGCAATTGTTTCTATCATATCTGGTCTTCCACCTGTAACACCCGCGACTTGATTTGGCTGTTGTAAAGAATGCGTAACATCTAAAACTGTAGGTGCAAATTTTCGCATTTCAGGAATTCCTCTAAAATCGACAATCATATCTTGATAGCCAAACATGGTTCCTCTATCTGTTATCCAAGCTTTATCAGAACCAGCATCTTTTACTTTTTGTACAGCGTGTTTCATTGCACCAGGACTCATAAATTGTCCTTTTTTAAGA
The window above is part of the Polaribacter sp. SA4-12 genome. Proteins encoded here:
- a CDS encoding transglutaminase domain-containing protein — protein: MKQLLFFFLLISVATNSQDFKKVDSLVLEYPRFSKAEDLATKIAKDFTSDEDKTRAAFYWIAKNIHYNLREFHNPKQRHYNFSYSSEEERIQKLQGLKDKIIDAAFISKTGVCEEYAQSFKKVCDLLGLESEVIVGTARISPEEIGKPKDTPNHAWNAVKLNNKWVLLDATWAAGYVSNDKWVKEFNNYFYNIPKEKIFKTHFPKDTIWVLRFGRITLEEYYNQPLYGASFLNSKIELVSPTTGILKVNSSNEIKLNFKNLDKNTLIYYTFQGQRFAKKPIRTTVDNITTLTFKEAKKNSFLRIHINKKGALQFKTK
- a CDS encoding winged helix-turn-helix domain-containing protein: MKNIILNINKAFDHRIRLGIMSILMVNEYADFNTLKELLGATDGNLASHTKALEKVDFIKVEKQFIGRKPNTKYLATELGRMEFKKHINALEKLIKNK
- a CDS encoding mechanosensitive ion channel family protein gives rise to the protein MNFKSLLDNPTFINIASVFILFIIVYILVKISQKSATRLTKENTSKYKVRKLINFFGYLVFVIGVMFIYNSKLSGFGTAIGVAGAGIAFALQEIIVSIAGYIAIFSSNFYRVGDRVKLGGIKGDVIDIGILRTTLMEIGDWVNGDLYNGKMVRVANSFVFKEPVYNYSGDFPFLWDEITIPIKTNGDYKYAKELFTTVLEEEVGDFANLSQDSWNKMIGTYSIENARVKPMITMVFDENWITFTLRYVVDYKSRRGTKSILFDKILSAINDSKGRIEVASAAIEITAFPNK
- a CDS encoding DUF1801 domain-containing protein; the encoded protein is MKPAEAYILNQPEPFKSILMHLQILIETSFPNVDLQFKWKIPFYYLDDKPFCYLNPSKKKGYVDVGFYTNKNLEKFNEFVISDNRKVVKSLRYKNLEEIKAEVLISVLDEAYKQTTKGFFGK
- the kdsA gene encoding 3-deoxy-8-phosphooctulonate synthase; translated protein: MDLSLIPNIKHTNSNNFFLLAGPCAIESEEMAMRIAEKVITITDKLEIPYIFKGSFKKANRSRIDSFTGIGDEKALKILRKVSETFNVPTVTDIHEVSDAIKAAEYVDVLQIPAFLVRQTDLVVAAARTGKVVNLKKGQFMSPGAMKHAVQKVKDAGSDKAWITDRGTMFGYQDMIVDFRGIPEMRKFAPTVLDVTHSLQQPNQVAGVTGGRPDMIETIARAGIVNNVDGLFIETHFDPANAKSDGANMLHLDNLEGLLTNLVAIRKTINNL